Proteins encoded in a region of the Rhodococcus sp. SBT000017 genome:
- a CDS encoding aldehyde dehydrogenase family protein encodes MTSQVQARATFDSISPIDDGPVASFAVDSTESVARTVGLARRAQRTWAALPPRTRARHLRAWRHEIWSHRTEFIDLIHRENGKPADDALLEIVLTLEHIAWAEKQAPRLMRSRRVNPGLLLANYSAHVETVALGVVGVIGPWNYPLYAPNSAIGSALAAGNCVVFKPSEYTPAVAARYVRAFHEANPTLPLGILSLVTGYGETGAALCRSGVDKIAFTGSTRTGSKIMATCAETLTPVVVECGGKDPVIIAADADITAAAEAVAWGAFSNSGQTCVGVERVYVERSVAAQFTGALVQHARAIAPGGDASSTYGPMTMPSQIDIVRRHLADAEAGGGRALIGGLSSIGERFVGPTVLVDTPESCSAVREETFGPTVTVREVESIDEAIELSNDHRYALGASVFSRTHGKEIAAQLVCGQVTVNSVIAFAGMGSVPMGGVGASGFGRVHGDEGFAEFCRTHSRVTKLFDIPGFELVTLRRRRWVMPLIDRVLGLRHRR; translated from the coding sequence GTGACCAGCCAGGTCCAGGCGCGAGCCACCTTCGATTCGATCTCCCCCATCGACGATGGTCCGGTCGCCTCGTTCGCCGTCGATTCGACCGAGTCCGTCGCGCGAACGGTCGGCCTGGCACGGAGGGCGCAGCGCACTTGGGCGGCACTACCGCCGCGTACTCGCGCCCGACACCTGAGGGCATGGCGACACGAAATCTGGAGTCATCGAACCGAATTCATCGATCTGATTCACCGTGAGAACGGCAAACCCGCCGACGATGCACTGCTCGAGATCGTACTGACCCTCGAACACATCGCGTGGGCGGAAAAGCAGGCACCACGACTCATGCGGTCGCGCCGAGTCAACCCCGGGTTGCTGCTCGCGAACTACTCCGCTCACGTGGAGACGGTCGCGCTCGGCGTCGTGGGCGTCATCGGCCCGTGGAACTACCCGCTCTACGCACCCAACAGTGCGATCGGTTCGGCTCTGGCAGCAGGCAACTGCGTGGTGTTCAAGCCGAGCGAGTACACCCCCGCGGTGGCGGCTCGATACGTGCGCGCCTTCCACGAAGCCAATCCGACTCTGCCACTGGGCATTCTGTCGCTGGTGACCGGATACGGCGAGACCGGTGCCGCGCTGTGCCGCTCGGGCGTGGACAAGATCGCGTTCACGGGCTCGACGAGAACCGGCTCGAAGATCATGGCCACGTGCGCCGAGACTCTCACCCCGGTGGTCGTGGAATGCGGCGGCAAGGATCCGGTGATCATCGCTGCGGATGCAGACATCACGGCAGCAGCCGAGGCGGTGGCCTGGGGAGCATTCAGCAACAGCGGTCAGACGTGCGTCGGAGTCGAGCGGGTGTACGTCGAGCGCAGTGTCGCAGCACAATTCACCGGTGCTCTCGTGCAGCACGCCCGTGCCATCGCGCCCGGTGGCGATGCGTCGTCCACCTACGGACCGATGACGATGCCCAGCCAGATCGACATCGTGCGACGCCACCTCGCCGACGCCGAAGCGGGCGGTGGCCGAGCACTGATCGGCGGACTGTCCTCGATCGGCGAGCGATTCGTCGGACCCACCGTGTTGGTGGACACCCCCGAGAGCTGCTCGGCCGTTCGCGAGGAAACGTTCGGCCCCACGGTCACCGTCCGTGAGGTCGAGAGCATCGACGAGGCGATCGAGCTGAGCAACGACCATCGGTACGCTCTCGGCGCATCGGTGTTCTCCCGCACGCACGGCAAAGAGATTGCGGCGCAACTGGTGTGCGGCCAGGTCACCGTCAACTCCGTGATCGCGTTCGCCGGGATGGGATCGGTTCCGATGGGCGGCGTCGGTGCCAGCGGCTTCGGCCGAGTACACGGCGACGAAGGGTTCGCCGAGTTCTGCCGCACGCACAGCCGCGTCACGAAGCTGTTCGACATCCCCGGATTCGAGCTGGTGACGCTTCGACGCCGACGGTGGGTCATGCCGCTGATCGACCGAGTACTGGGGCTGCGTCACCGACGCTGA
- a CDS encoding SRPBCC family protein — protein MEQRFVVSAHRTLSVTPEEVWALTGDTSRYAEWVSDVRAVTAHHGTARTGGVYTEEVAALGRFTSHATWTVRHLEPNRLRIDSGQGFAPLTNVANVFRFAPLGGGTSTAMTFEFWFDVAPSWLGRIVRPIATAGMSARFDVSMCNLEALILSERTTTIR, from the coding sequence GTGGAACAACGCTTCGTAGTCTCGGCCCATCGCACACTCTCGGTGACCCCGGAGGAGGTCTGGGCACTGACCGGTGACACCAGCCGCTACGCGGAATGGGTGTCCGACGTCCGAGCCGTCACCGCTCATCACGGCACCGCCCGCACAGGTGGTGTCTATACCGAGGAAGTGGCGGCGCTCGGACGCTTCACCAGTCACGCCACGTGGACCGTCCGGCATCTGGAACCGAACCGACTGCGAATCGATTCGGGTCAGGGATTCGCACCGCTCACCAACGTGGCGAACGTCTTTCGCTTCGCGCCGCTGGGCGGCGGAACCTCCACCGCGATGACCTTCGAGTTCTGGTTCGATGTCGCTCCGAGCTGGCTGGGACGTATTGTGCGACCCATCGCGACCGCCGGGATGTCCGCACGATTCGATGTCTCGATGTGCAACTTGGAGGCGCTGATCCTCTCCGAGCGAACCACGACGATCCGATGA
- a CDS encoding long-chain fatty acid--CoA ligase has translation MYLTQGLHRSAATTPNRAATVSGDRVRTFAEQIDRVARLAAGLHSIGVEPGDRVAMLAFNSDRYSEYLLAVPWADAVLNPVNIRWSPVEVAYALNDSDTKVLLVDDTFSAMVPALRPACAGLQTIVYCGDGATPEGMVSYEDLVSSHDPIPDARRSGDALAGLFYTGGTTGFPKGVMLSHANLVTSGLGTVATGQLLDDASILLHAAPMFHLADLAAWVGQVMLGGTHVMVPFFEPTAVLGAIAKHSITDVLLVPTMIQLLVDHPTLSEFDTSSLSRVLYGGSPISAGVLERTLARLPRARLTQAYGMTELAPVASLLWPEHHVGERIGSAGRAAPHSEIQILGPDDEQLATGSVGEICVRGGHVMLGYWNKPDETAAAIRDGWMHTGDVGYLDADGFLFVVDRLKDMIITGGENVYSAEVESALSLHPSVLACAVIGVPDGEWGERVHACVVLAEGTSPTVEELRDHTRSYVAGYKTPRTIEFVTALPMSGAGKILKRELRDAHVAKDALGASL, from the coding sequence ATGTATCTCACTCAAGGCCTTCACCGCTCCGCGGCAACCACTCCGAACCGGGCAGCAACGGTGTCCGGCGATCGGGTTCGTACCTTCGCCGAACAGATCGACAGAGTGGCAAGACTGGCTGCGGGCCTGCACTCCATCGGCGTCGAGCCCGGCGATCGAGTTGCGATGCTGGCGTTCAACAGCGACCGATACTCGGAGTACCTGCTCGCGGTGCCGTGGGCCGACGCCGTGCTCAACCCCGTGAACATCCGGTGGTCGCCCGTGGAGGTCGCGTACGCACTCAACGACTCCGACACCAAGGTCCTGCTGGTCGACGACACCTTCAGTGCCATGGTCCCGGCATTGCGCCCGGCATGTGCCGGCCTGCAGACCATCGTCTACTGCGGAGACGGTGCCACCCCCGAGGGCATGGTCTCCTACGAGGACCTGGTCTCGTCCCACGATCCCATCCCCGATGCGCGCCGCAGCGGCGACGCACTCGCCGGACTGTTCTACACCGGTGGCACCACCGGCTTCCCCAAGGGCGTCATGCTCTCGCACGCGAACCTCGTCACCTCGGGCCTGGGAACGGTGGCGACCGGACAGCTGCTCGACGACGCGTCGATCCTGCTCCATGCCGCTCCGATGTTCCACCTCGCCGATCTGGCCGCATGGGTGGGTCAGGTCATGCTCGGCGGCACCCATGTGATGGTTCCGTTCTTCGAGCCGACCGCCGTCCTCGGCGCGATCGCGAAGCATTCGATCACCGATGTGCTGCTGGTACCGACGATGATTCAGCTTCTCGTCGACCACCCCACGTTGAGTGAGTTCGACACCTCCTCGCTGAGCCGCGTGCTGTACGGAGGATCCCCGATCTCCGCGGGCGTCCTCGAGCGCACCCTCGCCCGGCTCCCGCGGGCCCGCCTCACCCAGGCCTACGGCATGACCGAGCTCGCACCGGTCGCATCACTGCTCTGGCCGGAACACCATGTGGGAGAGCGCATCGGCTCGGCCGGTCGCGCGGCTCCGCACTCGGAGATCCAGATCCTCGGCCCCGACGACGAGCAGTTGGCCACCGGATCCGTCGGCGAGATCTGTGTTCGCGGTGGACACGTGATGCTGGGCTACTGGAACAAGCCGGACGAGACCGCCGCGGCCATTCGCGACGGTTGGATGCACACCGGCGATGTCGGCTACCTCGACGCCGACGGGTTCCTGTTCGTCGTCGATCGCCTCAAGGACATGATCATCACCGGTGGCGAGAACGTCTACAGCGCCGAGGTCGAGAGCGCACTGAGCCTGCACCCCTCGGTGTTGGCCTGCGCCGTGATCGGTGTTCCCGACGGCGAATGGGGCGAGCGCGTCCACGCCTGTGTCGTGCTGGCCGAGGGCACCTCGCCGACGGTCGAAGAACTTCGCGATCACACCCGCAGCTACGTCGCCGGATACAAGACCCCGCGCACCATCGAGTTCGTCACCGCACTGCCCATGAGCGGCGCAGGCAAGATCCTCAAGCGCGAACTGCGGGACGCACACGTGGCGAAGGACGCGCTCGGAGCGTCCCTGTGA
- a CDS encoding helix-turn-helix domain-containing protein — MATMPAASTPKWNRLEPDERRTQILASAVRLFGDKPYAEVSMSDVAASAGVARGLIHHYIGSKRDLYLESVRFMVTVPPIEDVHLPTGSLEERARGSVHWLVGVIETHGAAWVSVASGSGVDEQVARILDEADDLAAERVLDATAFEGRGGDRRVATSAVRAFGGMVKAAGREWLVRGTLTREQVEILLTDVLVTVLDTARALDDARDR, encoded by the coding sequence ATGGCAACCATGCCGGCTGCAAGTACACCCAAGTGGAATCGACTGGAACCGGACGAGCGACGAACGCAGATCCTGGCGAGCGCTGTTCGCTTGTTCGGCGACAAGCCGTACGCGGAGGTGTCGATGTCGGACGTCGCTGCCTCGGCCGGCGTCGCACGAGGGCTCATTCACCACTACATCGGCAGCAAGCGCGATCTGTACCTCGAGAGCGTTCGCTTCATGGTCACCGTGCCGCCGATCGAAGACGTACATCTGCCCACGGGCTCGCTCGAGGAGCGAGCCCGTGGCAGTGTGCATTGGCTGGTGGGGGTGATCGAGACGCACGGCGCGGCGTGGGTGTCGGTGGCGAGCGGATCGGGCGTCGACGAGCAGGTGGCCCGCATTCTCGACGAGGCCGACGATCTCGCTGCCGAACGCGTGCTCGACGCAACGGCATTCGAGGGCAGAGGCGGTGACCGACGAGTTGCGACCTCTGCGGTGCGTGCGTTCGGCGGCATGGTCAAGGCGGCAGGCCGCGAGTGGTTGGTGCGCGGCACACTGACGCGCGAACAGGTCGAGATTCTGCTGACCGATGTGCTCGTCACCGTCCTCGACACGGCTCGGGCTCTGGACGACGCCCGAGACCGTTAG
- a CDS encoding metal-dependent hydrolase has product MSRNKAADSNEQYTDESYAIVARAVTFDWSGVPLQYIPHEWYATHFWNVMHLVLPEGERAMADVFARALPFIDDRRLHEEVVGFVGQEATHASSHESFRNYLVAHGVDIEPILQRIRFAVGVVFGDHGLTGRAGKAWLNERLGIYAAAEHFTAVVGEWLLDNTEFDRIGVDPTMLDLLRWHGAEELEHRNVAFDAFQYVDGGGFRRARTAVVASAGLAVLWFTTAAYLYKNSVATPRTGKRRMHTPWPLAFARASRKNLIPGLSFLFVQLALYIRPGFHPSKMGDIDKAVQYLAVSPAALAAQQ; this is encoded by the coding sequence ATGTCTCGGAACAAGGCGGCCGACTCGAACGAGCAGTACACGGACGAGTCCTACGCGATAGTGGCGCGCGCGGTGACATTCGACTGGTCCGGCGTTCCGCTCCAGTACATCCCCCACGAGTGGTACGCCACCCACTTCTGGAACGTGATGCATCTGGTCCTGCCCGAGGGCGAACGCGCGATGGCGGACGTGTTCGCCCGCGCCCTGCCGTTCATCGACGACCGCAGGCTGCACGAGGAAGTCGTGGGATTCGTCGGCCAGGAAGCAACGCACGCGTCCTCCCACGAGAGCTTCCGCAACTACCTCGTTGCGCACGGAGTGGACATCGAACCGATTCTGCAGCGCATTCGCTTCGCCGTGGGTGTGGTGTTCGGCGATCACGGCCTCACCGGCCGCGCAGGCAAAGCATGGCTGAACGAACGCCTCGGAATCTACGCAGCAGCAGAGCACTTCACTGCCGTGGTGGGCGAATGGCTGCTCGACAACACCGAATTCGACCGCATCGGCGTCGACCCCACGATGCTCGACCTGCTCCGTTGGCACGGCGCGGAAGAGCTCGAGCACCGCAACGTCGCATTCGACGCGTTCCAATACGTCGACGGTGGCGGATTCCGTAGGGCCCGAACAGCAGTCGTGGCCAGTGCCGGGTTGGCCGTGCTGTGGTTCACCACCGCCGCGTACCTGTACAAGAACTCGGTTGCCACGCCGCGCACCGGAAAGCGCCGAATGCACACTCCCTGGCCCCTCGCTTTCGCACGCGCGTCCCGTAAGAACCTCATTCCCGGTCTGTCGTTCCTGTTCGTACAGCTCGCCCTCTACATCCGTCCGGGCTTCCACCCCTCGAAGATGGGCGACATCGACAAAGCAGTGCAGTATCTCGCCGTCTCCCCCGCAGCCCTGGCGGCCCAGCAATGA
- a CDS encoding PDR/VanB family oxidoreductase, with product MTGTHVVNTPTHSHLGEVTVNAPGLGLRTVGAVSRVYAKLVTDSSIVTALSPARPRRSVGYEFETVVDDTIDEAEDVRSLLLSRTDGAPLPKWLPGAHIDVTTPAGSVRQYSLAGRPGAGDRYRISVRRIPGGTASTEIHTLSRGDVLRVRGPRNAFPMAEAEHYLFVAAGIGITPIRAMIERAAADGARWTLYYHGRSRASLPFVALLQQLALTSRGHVIVKTDDVDGFPVPTDIVDLGMGNSAMYVCGPAALSSRLRAEALSSTAVREFHTELFAPAPVVDGRPFVLQLDRSGETVEVGAQETALDALRRSRPDQPYSCRQGFCGACVVGLVGGRVDHRDRVLDASERENSLTLCVSRGAVDGEVVVLDL from the coding sequence ATGACAGGCACTCACGTGGTGAACACTCCCACCCACAGCCATCTGGGCGAGGTCACCGTGAACGCGCCCGGCCTCGGACTGCGGACCGTCGGTGCCGTGTCCCGCGTCTACGCCAAACTCGTCACCGATTCGTCGATCGTGACGGCCCTGTCTCCGGCGCGGCCCCGGCGAAGCGTCGGATACGAATTCGAGACCGTCGTCGACGACACGATCGACGAGGCCGAGGATGTTCGCTCACTGCTGCTCTCTCGCACAGACGGTGCACCGCTTCCGAAGTGGTTGCCCGGCGCGCACATCGACGTCACCACCCCAGCCGGCTCGGTGCGGCAGTACTCGCTCGCCGGTCGCCCCGGCGCAGGTGATCGCTACCGCATCAGCGTCCGCAGGATCCCCGGCGGCACGGCGTCCACCGAGATTCACACCCTCTCTCGCGGTGATGTCCTACGAGTTCGCGGACCCCGCAATGCTTTCCCGATGGCCGAGGCCGAGCACTACCTCTTCGTGGCCGCAGGAATCGGCATCACACCCATCCGGGCGATGATCGAACGCGCCGCTGCGGACGGGGCGCGGTGGACGCTATACTACCACGGTCGCTCTCGGGCGAGTCTGCCGTTCGTTGCCCTACTGCAGCAGTTGGCACTGACCTCGCGCGGTCATGTGATCGTCAAGACCGACGATGTCGACGGATTTCCGGTTCCGACGGACATCGTCGATCTCGGGATGGGCAACTCCGCCATGTACGTCTGTGGGCCCGCGGCACTGTCGAGCCGGCTTCGCGCCGAGGCCCTCTCGAGTACGGCCGTCCGTGAATTCCACACCGAACTGTTCGCGCCCGCACCGGTGGTCGACGGCAGGCCGTTCGTGTTGCAGCTCGACCGTTCCGGCGAAACCGTCGAGGTCGGTGCCCAGGAGACCGCTCTCGACGCCCTCCGTCGATCGCGGCCGGACCAGCCCTATTCCTGCCGCCAAGGCTTCTGCGGAGCGTGCGTGGTCGGTCTCGTCGGCGGGCGCGTCGATCACCGCGACCGCGTTCTCGATGCCTCCGAACGCGAGAACTCGCTCACCCTGTGCGTTTCGCGTGGTGCCGTCGACGGCGAAGTCGTCGTCCTCGATCTGTAG
- a CDS encoding TetR/AcrR family transcriptional regulator has protein sequence MTEERRKTRYARGQERRDALVDAAIGVIGTRGLERVSFRSVADAAGFPPSTTSYFFGSVGELIDAAITRIAENVTAKVTALLDVAHTGGPTRDDLADAIMDLVSLLSSPADDDSLVQFEAYLAVRRRPELADSVHRIMRMIEEAAEAALGAFGIAEPQLPARHFLALIDGYTLHEIARPTPGGNRAELKDALLRVLDSYVPRA, from the coding sequence ATGACCGAAGAGCGCCGGAAGACTCGATACGCGCGTGGCCAAGAACGCCGAGACGCCCTGGTCGACGCTGCCATCGGCGTGATCGGAACACGCGGACTCGAACGCGTCTCGTTTCGGTCCGTGGCGGACGCTGCCGGCTTCCCGCCGTCGACCACCAGCTATTTCTTCGGCTCGGTCGGCGAACTCATCGATGCCGCGATCACCCGAATAGCCGAGAACGTGACGGCCAAGGTCACTGCTCTACTCGACGTCGCGCACACCGGCGGGCCCACTCGCGACGATCTCGCAGACGCGATCATGGACCTGGTCTCGCTGCTGTCCTCCCCCGCGGACGACGACTCCCTCGTCCAGTTCGAGGCGTACCTCGCCGTGCGGAGGCGGCCCGAGCTGGCGGATTCGGTGCACCGAATCATGCGGATGATCGAGGAGGCGGCCGAGGCGGCGTTGGGGGCATTCGGTATCGCGGAACCACAACTACCGGCTCGGCATTTCCTGGCGCTGATCGACGGCTACACCCTGCACGAAATCGCCAGGCCGACACCGGGTGGCAATCGGGCCGAACTGAAGGATGCCCTGCTGCGCGTACTCGACTCGTACGTGCCGCGAGCCTGA
- a CDS encoding TetR/AcrR family transcriptional regulator translates to MHPDGDDGPILDAALELFGEVGIPRTTIGDVAKRARINRVTVYRRIGSKDDLVRAVMARESSRLFVAVAAAASKQTSRADRAAHGFATTIDSVRTNPVLLKMFDSESSLVLEQLTTNASALLVPAINAAAHIARGELESDTFAVPDAPEIVVRVVHSILLTPSAAAPLDTYDDLLAFAHRNIVPLLVGAG, encoded by the coding sequence ATGCATCCAGATGGGGACGACGGGCCGATTCTCGATGCCGCCTTGGAACTGTTCGGTGAGGTCGGAATCCCTCGAACCACCATCGGCGACGTCGCCAAGCGCGCCAGGATCAACCGAGTGACCGTCTACCGCCGGATCGGGTCCAAGGACGACCTGGTGCGGGCCGTCATGGCGCGGGAGTCGTCGCGGCTGTTCGTGGCGGTGGCGGCAGCGGCCTCGAAACAGACGTCACGAGCCGATCGGGCGGCGCACGGATTCGCCACGACCATCGACTCGGTTCGGACCAATCCGGTACTGCTCAAGATGTTCGATTCCGAGAGTTCGTTGGTGCTCGAGCAATTGACCACCAATGCGTCGGCATTGCTCGTGCCCGCGATCAACGCTGCCGCGCACATCGCAAGGGGTGAACTGGAATCCGACACCTTCGCGGTGCCGGATGCGCCGGAAATTGTTGTGCGCGTTGTTCATTCGATCTTGCTGACTCCGTCGGCCGCCGCCCCGCTCGATACCTACGACGATCTGCTCGCGTTCGCGCACCGCAACATCGTGCCGCTTCTCGTCGGCGCTGGCTAG
- a CDS encoding flavin monoamine oxidase family protein produces the protein MTEISEASRVDVVVVGAGLAGLTAARELTAAGLTVQVLEARDRVGGRTVNHALGENSVVETGGQFVGPTQDHILRLAASVGVGTFPAYDIGWSIYVKNGRARRFDGGVPPDLAALPEVGMLVARIDRAAGQIPVGKPWTAPRAREWDTQTLATWARRHSATDGGVELLDILLGSVFGGTSAGVSALFGLAYMAGAGNEYTPGTVDRLMSVAGGAQQWRFIGGSQAICIEIAKQLGDAVLLDTPVRRVEQHPDRVVVHSDTESWVARSVVVAIPPVLATRIDWSPALPAPQEALFQRMNFGGLAKCEAVYPEPFWRASGLSGQALFRDSAVPVSSMFDNSPPGDSQGVLMGFVGTWGARHRGGRNWSAGNESERRGEVLRAFASAVGPRALEPTEWIELDWTDERWTRGGPTAVLTPGVLTGLGRWRDVPFGRVRWAGAEHSDYWNGYMDGAVRSGEKAAAEILSTEGELSWNNAS, from the coding sequence ATGACCGAGATTTCGGAAGCCTCGCGGGTGGACGTCGTGGTCGTCGGCGCAGGACTCGCGGGTCTGACCGCTGCAAGGGAACTGACGGCCGCAGGGTTGACCGTGCAGGTCCTCGAGGCCAGAGACCGGGTGGGCGGGCGGACGGTCAACCACGCACTCGGGGAGAACTCGGTGGTCGAGACCGGCGGGCAGTTCGTCGGTCCGACGCAGGACCACATCCTCCGCCTGGCCGCGTCGGTGGGCGTCGGGACCTTCCCCGCGTACGACATCGGATGGAGTATCTACGTCAAGAACGGACGCGCCCGACGCTTCGACGGCGGGGTGCCGCCGGACCTGGCGGCATTGCCCGAGGTCGGGATGCTCGTGGCGCGGATCGATCGGGCCGCCGGCCAGATCCCCGTGGGCAAACCCTGGACGGCACCGCGTGCACGCGAGTGGGACACCCAGACTCTCGCCACCTGGGCCCGGAGGCACTCGGCCACCGACGGCGGCGTGGAATTGCTCGACATCCTGCTCGGGTCGGTGTTCGGTGGCACATCCGCCGGCGTGTCGGCGCTCTTCGGCCTGGCGTACATGGCCGGGGCGGGCAACGAATACACTCCCGGCACCGTCGATCGGTTGATGAGTGTCGCTGGGGGAGCGCAACAGTGGCGTTTCATCGGTGGCTCACAGGCGATCTGCATCGAGATTGCGAAGCAGCTCGGTGACGCCGTCCTGCTCGATACTCCCGTGCGACGCGTGGAGCAGCATCCGGATCGCGTGGTGGTGCACAGCGATACCGAATCGTGGGTCGCCCGATCGGTCGTCGTCGCGATTCCGCCCGTTCTGGCCACCCGAATCGACTGGAGCCCTGCGCTTCCCGCGCCCCAGGAAGCACTGTTCCAGCGGATGAACTTCGGCGGATTGGCCAAGTGCGAGGCCGTGTATCCCGAACCGTTCTGGCGTGCGAGCGGGCTGTCGGGCCAGGCGCTCTTTCGTGACAGCGCCGTACCGGTGTCCTCGATGTTCGACAACTCACCACCCGGCGACAGTCAGGGAGTACTGATGGGATTCGTCGGCACCTGGGGCGCTCGCCATCGAGGTGGCCGAAACTGGTCCGCCGGCAACGAATCCGAGCGCCGAGGCGAGGTGCTCCGTGCCTTCGCCTCGGCGGTGGGGCCGCGCGCGCTCGAACCGACGGAGTGGATCGAACTGGACTGGACCGACGAACGGTGGACCCGCGGCGGGCCGACCGCGGTGTTGACCCCCGGGGTGTTGACCGGGCTCGGACGGTGGCGCGATGTTCCGTTCGGACGAGTGCGGTGGGCCGGTGCCGAACACTCCGACTATTGGAACGGATACATGGACGGCGCCGTGCGATCGGGTGAAAAGGCCGCAGCAGAAATACTTTCGACCGAAGGAGAACTCTCGTGGAACAACGCTTCGTAG